The following proteins are co-located in the Massilia litorea genome:
- a CDS encoding TolC family outer membrane protein, protein MQKPLIAVLLASAFVSLNAHAIDLIQVYQQALANDATFASARASLAVGRERVPQGRAGLLPTVGLSGSYGKNDSDVSQFNPTQNAFIAGGSNLRTNQYTLALSQPLFRWDRWQTYEQSKLAQAISEAQFAQAQQDLITRVAQAYFDVLSAQDTLESTRAQKSAVTEQLASAKRNFEVGTQTITDTHEAQAAYDLVVAQEFAAVNDLDNKRSALQAIIGTDPGTLAPLQPGVTLAPPQPATADQWISSAETQNYGVTAAQLAVESARRDISKSRAGHLPTLDLVASSSRSDVSGRSAGSGDTRNNAIGVQWTVPIFSGFAVTSRVRETIALEDKARNDLETTRRNAALQARQAFLGVNSGLAQVKALQAAEVSSQSALESNKLGYQVGVRINIDVLNAQRQLYSTRTDLARARYNTILNGLRLKSASGSLREADLVPVNNLLQK, encoded by the coding sequence ATGCAGAAACCCCTCATCGCCGTGCTGCTGGCCAGCGCTTTCGTGTCGCTCAATGCGCACGCGATCGACCTGATCCAGGTGTACCAGCAGGCCCTGGCCAATGACGCCACCTTCGCCAGTGCGCGCGCTTCGCTCGCAGTCGGGCGCGAGCGCGTTCCCCAGGGGCGGGCGGGGCTGCTGCCGACGGTCGGTTTGTCGGGTTCCTACGGCAAGAACGACAGCGATGTCTCCCAGTTCAACCCGACGCAAAACGCTTTTATTGCCGGCGGCTCGAACCTGCGCACCAACCAGTACACGCTGGCGCTGAGCCAGCCGCTGTTCCGCTGGGACCGCTGGCAGACCTATGAGCAGAGCAAGCTGGCGCAGGCGATTTCCGAAGCCCAGTTCGCGCAAGCCCAGCAAGACCTGATCACCCGCGTGGCGCAGGCCTATTTCGATGTGCTGTCGGCCCAGGACACGCTGGAATCGACGCGCGCCCAGAAAAGCGCCGTGACCGAACAGCTTGCCTCGGCCAAGCGCAACTTCGAGGTCGGCACGCAAACCATCACCGACACCCACGAGGCGCAGGCGGCGTATGACCTGGTGGTGGCGCAGGAGTTCGCCGCCGTGAACGACCTGGACAACAAGCGCAGCGCGCTGCAGGCGATCATCGGCACCGATCCGGGCACGCTGGCGCCGCTGCAGCCGGGCGTCACGCTGGCGCCGCCGCAGCCGGCCACGGCCGACCAGTGGATCTCCTCGGCCGAGACCCAGAATTACGGCGTGACCGCCGCGCAACTGGCGGTCGAGTCGGCCAGGCGCGATATCTCGAAGAGCCGCGCCGGCCACCTGCCGACGCTGGACCTGGTCGCCAGCTCGTCACGCAGCGACGTCAGCGGCCGCAGTGCGGGCTCGGGCGACACCCGCAACAACGCCATCGGCGTGCAGTGGACGGTGCCGATCTTCAGTGGTTTTGCGGTAACCAGCCGCGTGCGCGAAACGATCGCGCTCGAAGACAAGGCGAGGAACGACCTCGAAACGACCCGCCGCAACGCCGCCCTGCAGGCGCGCCAGGCTTTCCTGGGCGTGAACAGCGGCCTGGCGCAAGTCAAGGCCTTGCAGGCAGCCGAAGTGTCGAGCCAGTCGGCGCTCGAATCGAACAAGCTGGGCTACCAGGTCGGCGTGCGCATCAACATCGACGTCCTGAACGCGCAACGCCAGCTGTACTCGACCCGCACCGACCTGGCGCGCGCCCGCTACAACACGATCCTGAACGGCCTGCGCCTGAAATCCGCCTCGGGCTCGCTGCGCGAAGCGGACCTGGTGCCGGTGAACAACCTGCTGCAAAAGTAA
- the ribB gene encoding 3,4-dihydroxy-2-butanone-4-phosphate synthase: protein MLVNTHTLYSPDLDGRIEAALAATRAGIPVILLDDFDRENEADLIVAADKLTVETMALMIRECSGIVCLCLSADKVRSLELPPMALDNGSRYGTPFTISIEARDGVTTGVSAQDRVTTVRAAIAPDARPEHLVSPGHMFPLRATPGGVLARAGHTEGSVDLATMAGLQPAAVLCELMNPDGTMMRGADIERFAEERGFPILTIAELIAWRKQQA from the coding sequence ATGTTAGTCAACACTCACACTCTCTACAGTCCTGACCTGGACGGCCGCATCGAAGCAGCGCTGGCCGCGACCCGGGCGGGGATCCCCGTCATTCTGCTCGACGACTTCGACCGCGAAAACGAAGCGGACCTGATCGTCGCCGCCGACAAGCTGACGGTCGAAACGATGGCGCTGATGATCCGCGAATGCAGCGGCATCGTCTGCCTCTGCCTGTCGGCCGACAAGGTGCGTTCCCTGGAACTGCCGCCCATGGCGCTCGACAACGGCAGCCGCTATGGCACGCCGTTTACGATCTCGATCGAGGCGCGCGACGGCGTCACGACCGGCGTCTCGGCCCAGGACCGCGTGACCACGGTGCGCGCCGCGATTGCGCCGGACGCCAGACCGGAACACCTGGTCAGTCCCGGCCACATGTTCCCGCTGCGCGCCACCCCGGGCGGCGTGCTGGCGCGCGCAGGCCACACCGAGGGCTCCGTCGACCTCGCCACCATGGCGGGCCTGCAGCCGGCCGCCGTCCTCTGCGAGCTGATGAACCCGGACGGCACGATGATGCGCGGCGCAGACATCGAACGCTTTGCCGAGGAACGCGGCTTCCCGATCCTCACGATTGCCGAACTGATCGCCTGGCGCAAGCAACAGGCCTGA
- the gloA gene encoding lactoylglutathione lyase, with amino-acid sequence MRFLHTMLRVGNLERSIDFYTKVLGMKLLRTSDNPEYKYKLAFLGYGSNPEHAELELTYNYGTDSYDMGTAYGHIAISAEDIYATCDAVRAAGGNITREPGPVKGGSTVIAFVTDPDGYKIEFIQRKDDGVPGGLNN; translated from the coding sequence ATGCGCTTCCTGCACACCATGCTCCGCGTCGGCAACCTCGAACGTTCGATCGACTTCTACACCAAGGTCCTCGGCATGAAATTGCTGCGCACCAGCGACAACCCCGAATACAAATATAAACTCGCCTTCCTCGGCTACGGCAGCAATCCCGAGCACGCCGAGCTCGAGCTGACCTACAACTACGGCACCGACAGCTACGACATGGGCACCGCCTACGGCCACATCGCGATCTCGGCCGAAGACATCTACGCCACCTGCGACGCCGTGCGCGCCGCCGGCGGCAACATCACGCGCGAACCGGGTCCGGTCAAGGGCGGCTCCACCGTGATCGCCTTCGTCACCGATCCGGATGGTTACAAGATCGAATTCATCCAGCGCAAGGATGACGGGGTTCCAGGCGGCCTGAACAACTAA
- a CDS encoding OsmC family protein — translation MTIKRNGSAVWSGGLKDGKGAVSTGSGVLKDAQYGFNTRFEDGPGTNPEELIGAAHAGCFTMALSGQLGQAGMTAQELRTTATVSMEKVEGGFSITAVHLDLVAKIPGASQEAFDKAAQTAKENCPVSKLLNAEITLSSRLEN, via the coding sequence ATGACCATCAAGCGTAACGGCAGTGCCGTCTGGAGCGGCGGTTTAAAGGACGGCAAGGGCGCCGTCTCGACCGGTAGCGGAGTGTTAAAAGATGCGCAGTACGGGTTCAATACCCGCTTCGAGGACGGTCCCGGCACCAACCCCGAAGAACTGATCGGCGCCGCCCACGCGGGCTGTTTCACCATGGCCCTGTCCGGCCAGCTGGGACAAGCCGGCATGACGGCCCAGGAACTGCGCACCACGGCGACGGTATCGATGGAAAAGGTCGAAGGCGGTTTTTCGATCACGGCCGTCCACCTCGACCTGGTCGCGAAGATCCCGGGCGCCAGCCAGGAAGCGTTCGACAAGGCAGCCCAGACCGCCAAGGAAAACTGCCCGGTGTCGAAGCTGCTGAATGCCGAGATCACCTTGAGCTCGCGCCTGGAAAACTAA
- a CDS encoding serine hydrolase family protein: protein MVIETKDRFVNTDAKIENDGVKRQPHERDESPDGQDQEPRGIMKQAAEDLAQGLVDTDLRNTPGISEAVEPKAGATGQANPQPDRHESMRDHDTARPVPRPSNEQGQKS, encoded by the coding sequence ATGGTTATCGAAACCAAAGATCGCTTCGTCAATACCGATGCGAAGATCGAAAACGACGGCGTCAAACGCCAGCCGCACGAGCGCGACGAATCGCCCGACGGCCAGGACCAGGAACCGCGCGGCATCATGAAGCAGGCCGCCGAAGACCTGGCGCAGGGTCTTGTCGATACCGACCTGCGCAATACGCCGGGCATCAGCGAAGCGGTCGAACCCAAGGCCGGCGCCACCGGCCAGGCCAATCCGCAACCCGATCGCCATGAATCGATGCGCGATCACGATACGGCGCGGCCCGTTCCGCGTCCCAGCAACGAACAAGGACAGAAATCATGA
- a CDS encoding DUF3667 domain-containing protein codes for MKHDLQLDHAIHCPNCGTSIAGAFCQGCGQPAHLHVPSAREFLHEFIAHYVALEGKLWKSVALLLFRPGRLTRDYIEGKRVRYVEPLRLYLTFSIIFFAIFKLSGNHFGNGVTQAPAEQRVEASAPASPGAAEGKTAVLVPKDDDLDEAATAAGKKEKKKHASLIELDDGDDRWVQKKAAAIHPALGKKVEHFSSLAPEQRNASMQRSFSSYAPYAIFALMPVFAALLKLLYLGSGRRYGEHLLFALHTNAFAFLMLSLLLVLPDAIPLLGTGLMVWLVFYLPTAMRKVYGGGRAMTALRWIVLMTMHLFCIVLAMVGAAALAVIA; via the coding sequence GTGAAACACGACCTTCAGTTAGACCACGCCATCCACTGCCCGAATTGCGGCACCTCGATTGCCGGGGCTTTCTGCCAGGGATGCGGCCAGCCGGCGCACCTGCACGTGCCGAGTGCGCGCGAATTCCTGCACGAATTCATCGCGCACTATGTGGCGCTGGAAGGCAAACTGTGGAAATCGGTGGCGCTGCTGCTGTTCCGTCCCGGACGCCTGACGCGCGACTACATTGAGGGCAAGCGGGTGCGCTATGTCGAGCCGCTGCGCCTGTACCTGACGTTCAGCATCATCTTCTTCGCGATTTTCAAACTCAGCGGCAATCACTTCGGCAATGGTGTGACGCAAGCGCCTGCCGAGCAGCGCGTCGAAGCGTCGGCCCCGGCCAGTCCCGGCGCGGCCGAGGGCAAGACGGCCGTGCTGGTGCCGAAGGACGACGACCTCGACGAGGCAGCGACCGCCGCGGGCAAGAAAGAGAAAAAGAAGCATGCCAGCCTGATCGAACTCGATGACGGCGACGATCGATGGGTGCAAAAGAAGGCGGCGGCGATCCACCCCGCGCTCGGCAAGAAGGTCGAGCATTTCAGCAGCCTGGCGCCCGAGCAGCGCAATGCCTCGATGCAGCGCTCCTTCTCCAGCTACGCGCCGTACGCGATCTTCGCGCTGATGCCGGTCTTTGCGGCGCTGCTGAAACTGCTGTACCTCGGCTCGGGAAGGCGCTATGGCGAGCACCTGCTGTTTGCCCTGCACACGAACGCGTTCGCCTTCCTCATGCTCAGCCTGCTGCTGGTGCTGCCGGATGCCATTCCCTTGCTCGGCACCGGATTGATGGTGTGGCTGGTGTTCTACCTGCCGACCGCCATGCGCAAGGTGTACGGGGGCGGGCGCGCCATGACCGCGCTGCGCTGGATCGTGCTGATGACCATGCATCTTTTCTGCATCGTGCTCGCGATGGTGGGTGCCGCCGCGCTGGCCGTGATCGCCTGA
- a CDS encoding NAD kinase has protein sequence MPLTPESQSTIALVVRQNTAGIEEPVASVVAFLQKAGHRVVFELDTAAHLGMPGIESMTVPEIGEQAQLAIVMGGDGTMLGIARQLAKYDLALIGINLGRLGFITDIPVERMLPALGEILQGKATAEKRTLLEGRVMRGGEMIFCGVAVNDVVVARGSGAGMAELRVTVDGHFMYNQRSDGLIVSTPTGSTAYALSAGGPLLHPSLQGIVLVPIAPHALSNRPIAIPDTSEIVVEIVSGRDISVNFDMQTFASLQHGDEIFISRSPNTITFLHPEGWSYYHTLREKLHWHEYPSNDGKLK, from the coding sequence ATGCCCCTTACACCCGAATCGCAGTCGACTATCGCGCTGGTGGTGCGGCAGAACACGGCCGGCATCGAAGAACCGGTGGCGAGCGTGGTCGCCTTCCTGCAGAAAGCCGGGCACCGGGTCGTGTTCGAACTCGACACGGCCGCGCACCTGGGCATGCCGGGCATCGAATCGATGACGGTCCCCGAGATCGGCGAGCAGGCGCAGCTGGCCATCGTCATGGGCGGCGACGGCACCATGCTCGGCATCGCGCGCCAGCTCGCGAAATACGATCTCGCCCTGATCGGCATCAACCTCGGCCGCCTCGGTTTTATTACCGACATTCCGGTCGAGCGCATGCTGCCGGCGCTGGGCGAAATCCTGCAGGGCAAGGCGACGGCCGAGAAGCGCACGCTGCTGGAAGGGCGCGTGATGCGCGGCGGCGAGATGATCTTTTGCGGCGTGGCCGTCAACGACGTCGTCGTGGCGCGCGGCAGCGGCGCCGGCATGGCGGAATTGCGGGTCACGGTCGACGGCCATTTCATGTACAACCAGCGTTCGGACGGCTTGATCGTCTCGACGCCGACCGGCTCCACGGCCTACGCGCTGTCGGCCGGCGGCCCGCTGCTGCACCCGAGCCTGCAGGGCATCGTGCTGGTGCCGATCGCACCGCACGCGCTGTCGAACCGGCCGATCGCCATTCCCGACACCAGCGAGATCGTGGTCGAGATCGTCAGCGGGCGCGACATCTCGGTGAATTTCGACATGCAGACCTTCGCCAGCCTGCAGCACGGCGACGAAATTTTCATTTCGCGTTCCCCGAACACGATCACCTTCCTGCACCCGGAAGGCTGGAGCTACTACCACACGCTGCGCGAAAAGCTGCACTGGCACGAATACCCGTCGAATGACGGAAAACTCAAATAA